A stretch of DNA from Nitrospira sp. KM1:
TAATCAATCAATTGGCAGGGGGCCGCGGTGGGCTCGGCACCGGATTTGGTGGCCTTCATTTCCACCGGATCCATCTCTCGGGCCTAGCAGGATGTTGAAAAAGTCGCTCATGTCACCCACCCGCCCGGACGTGCCAAGACACGTCTTCACCAGGCTGCGTTCTCGCGGGACACTGCCGCCTCACTATCTCGGCGGCGTTCACAGGCGTGCCGTGCCTTATTCGGCACGGCGTGAACCTCAGAGGCTCAGCGTACGGCACGGGTACGAGCGGCTTGGCCGCTCGGGGCGACGGGTGAGACCCGGGAAGACGACTGTTCCCACAGTCGGTGGGTGGGCGGGTGAGACCCGGGAAGACGACTGTTCCCGCAGTCGGTGGGCGGGCGGGTGAGACCTGGGAAAACGACTGTCCCCGCAGTCGGTGGGCGGGCGGGTGAGACCTGGGAAAACGACTGTCCCCGCAGTCGGTGGGCGGGCGGGTGAGAATGGATACGCTTCGCCTCAAGACACTGGGCGCTCATTATTCTTCGCGCCGCGGACCTCGCTGCGGCCTTGCCTGCGGAGCGGCGCGTTGCGGGATGACGATTGCAAAGCAATCGGTGGGTGGGAGGGTGGAAATGGAATCGCCAGGGCTGGATGGGTGAGACATGGCCTTTTTAAACATCATGTGAGCTCTTCCGACCCGATCAGCGATCATACCGGCTCTGTGTTTTCCGGGGTCCAAACAGTTTTTCAACAGCCTGCTAGAGGCCTTGCGGCTCTTCATCTGCAAGCAACTTACTCCGACCAACCTGTTTGAATTCCTGTTTTTCAAGCTGTCGGCTCAGGCGCCACTTCATTGAGCAAGGCACTATCCCAAGCACTCTGACTGCCATGCCGCGACACTATCGAGGGTTTGTAAATGCCATCTCACTGTGTGGCGACAGGACGATCGATGACCTGAGAGACGAAGCATCGTGTTGGTAGAGCAACACGTAACTTGCCTGATTTGCTGGATGTCGGTCATCGCATCGCATGGACCAATGCGAAAAGCCCCCGGAACTGAAAAGGTATGAATTCTGCAGTCAATACCGGTATCAAATCTATGGGTTGAGGCGTCATGACGGTGCTCGTTGCAACATCATCCTCCTTCAATGTTTTGCCTCTACACTTTTGTGCCTGCCGAATGATTCTATCCTCAGGGTCTGCATTCTCATGTTGTGATTGCTGATTCCCTATTTCTTCCGGGTGTAGCAGCTCCGCGCCCTCTCGGGTTCTTAATGCAACTTCGCTGTAACAGCGGGGAGCATCAGGCTGTAACACGGGATCGTTACAATATGCGCGTCGAGAATGAGGAGGACCATATGAGACAACATGACACATGGGAAGATGAAGTGGCGTATCGGCGCACATTGTTTCAAGCGGCGTTGTTAGGAGATCAGCAGGCGCAACTGGAACTGGAGCGGGAGTTTCATGCCCGGATTTCGAACGGATTGGCGGATGAGTCAAAGAAGAGGGAGGCGACCCCTCATGCATGACTACCGACCCATGCTCTTGATCGAGCGCACCGCAAAGTCCATTGAGTCCGATCATTGGCCCTGCGGCGTGCGCGGCGAAAGGCTGCGTTTATGAATTGGACCGGAAAAGCCGAAAAAGTCTCACTGATTCAGAGCGGGAAAGTCCTCCATTCGGAGGAATTGCTCATGACGAGACGAGTCTCAGCCATCAAAGGCAAGACGCGACAATCGCAACCGCGCCTCGTCGTTCTGAGTGCAGTGATCACGTGGGCCGTCGTAGGGCCGATGCAGGCGACCGTAAGCCAATCGTTCGATACACGGCAGGATTCGATTGTTCAGGTGGAGGCGTCTCTCGAGCGCGCTGCGATCAACAAGCACAAAGTCTCAACCCAACGTGATGTGCATGACATCACGTTCTTGCTGGAACAATCATGGAAATCTGCAGTGAAAGCGGATCTTGCAGCACGGAAGCTCTATGCCAAGGAAGCCCTGACTCTCTTGCAACGTTCGGCCGCCCATGGAGACTTTGATTTAGGGAAAGCGGATCCAGTTCTGATCCTGATCCGGCGCCTGCTGTCCGATCAAGCAATCTAATGCAGAGGTGCAAGCATCATGGTCGTGACGGAGAATAACAGACCGGGGAGGTCTTATGATCCGGGTGGTCGTCATTGACGATTTTGCTGCCATGCGCAACGCGCTAATTGAGGTCGTCCGCGCCCACCCAGCGTTGGAGCTGGTCGGTGCGGGTATGAATGGCGAAGACGCCGTCCACCTGGCCGACGTACGACATCCCGATGTCATTCTGATGGATGTGTCGACCGACACCTGTGATGGCATTGAGGCCACGCGCCACGTGAAGCGGCGGCATCCTGAGATTGCCGTGATCGGAATGGCCGCGCAGCCGTCCGAAGAGGCGATCTTTGCGATGCGATCGGTGGGTGCGAGTGATATTCTCGCCAAGGGCATACCCACGAAACAATTGTATTCGCGAATTCTGGGAATGTATGAGATACGACAGGCGGTGTCGTAGCAGGCTCAGCGTCGTACGATTTCTAAGATCGTTCTGATCCGCTGTTCAGTCAGCGTTTCATCTGCTTTCAGATATCCCTCGAAGTCTCCTCGTATCACTTTCAAGGCATACCGTTCGGTTTCGATTTCTCTCGATGTCCGAACACCTAACCGACGGAGCACGGGCACAGGGGGACACCACCCTTGTATCGCATGTTGCAGGAGAAAGCCGGCTACCACGGCAGGAATGACAAATAAGCGACGATCGAACAAAGCCCCTAGGCCTAATCCGAATAGGGAAATGCAGGCGGCATTTGTTTCCAGCGCGCGTTCGATATCCCATTCCTCATCAAGTTCCTTCAAGCGGATATCGATCTCATCTCGTTGCACGACCGAGGCGATATCACGGACCATATCCTGCTCAATCTGCTCGATAATCGCCTCGTTCGTGTTTCCCTCAACGCGTTCAGTGGTGGCTGGTATCATGGCTCATTCTCCTGTGTGGTGGTCTCTATTGGGATTAAACAGGCTCGGCATGGCCAAAGAGCCTATCACAACGGAGGATGTGTCATGACCCGGATGGCGAACAATAACCGCAACATAGTCACCTTTTCTCCCTCCACCTCTTGTTATTTCAAAAAGGTTTGCTCTCATGTGCCGAGGAGACGTGAAGAGCGTTCAGTGGAACACCCCTCCATAATCAACAGACCTAATCGTTCCACCATGATCCACGGACCCAACGGCTGGCGTGTGCGGTCCTTTGCAACCGGGATGATCACAGGGGCATCGCGTGATTGTCTTGGCTGCTCGCTCGCACCTACCACTGCAAAATCGCTTGCCTTTCACATGACATGAACATGAATTATGCGCACACTTCTGGTGTGTCATGGCCCCTCCGAGGTTAGACGTTCAGTATGGGATGCAGTTGGGGCTTGCGCAATGAGAAAGGAAGTGATGTAACGAATGCAGAACAACGTGGTCAACAACACTTTTGTCGTTTCTTCGGTTCTCGCTCAGCAGATCATACGGCAAGCTTAGGGCGAATCCGGCGGCATGCGGGGTGTCGCTGGCGGAATCGGCACAGGCTTCGGCGGTGGCACTGGAGACGGTGGCAATGGAGTCGGCGGTGGAGGAGGTATTGGGGTGGGCGGAAGAGGTTCCGGTGGCGGATTGGGAATCGGTTGTGGAGGTAGTGGGTCGACCACCGACACCATCAACACATGAGTTGACTCGTGACAGCCCTGACTTGCTAGATAGACGAAGCAGCTTAGGACGATAGCGTACATTTTCAAACCGCTTTCCAGCGCAACATAGTGAGCAGCATTGCTCCGGGTGAATGATGCTGCTTTTCTGAATCAGCCTCAACGGCCATTGCCCAAGCTCTGCTAATCCATATGCAATCTCATGTCCATTAGTAAACCGCTTCCCTAAGAATTGGAAATACTGAGCTTCGCTGGTTTGTCCTTTCACTTTGGCTTCCGACAAGTTGTCAGATTAAGACAAGATGTCGAGTAAATAGGATGTTCTCAATCGACGAATACGCAGTTTTCAATTGAATCAGAATAACTGACTAGGGCATTCCTCTTGCTCCCCTCACCCAGTAAAAACCAACCAATTCACCCAATTGGTAGTGTCCATATTGTGAACCAACTTTTGATGACCTGAACGGTCTTCAGGTCTGAAGGGACAGCATGAAGTCCAGTCACACATAATTGCGAATAGGCGGCGGTAGGCATTTGGGGGCGCCAGCGAGCGGAAGCCCAGCAGGGCCAGCGGCGGATGAAACCGGGAAGGGTAAGATCGGCTCATGTGAATTCCATCAAGGCGATCGCGTGAAAGCGGAGATGGACGATATGAGTCGAGTGACCACACTGAAATATCTCTCGATCGGGCAGGGTGGCTGATCGCCAAGAGGAGAAGCATACGGCTTGTGACATGATGCGAGTCCTCGTCATTGACGACTTCACAGGGATGCGAGACGTGCTGATAGATATCTTGCGGGAGCATTCAGATGTGGACGTCGTCGGCGCCGGCGGTAATGGGCAGGACGCGGTCGAGCTGGCCGAGAGCCGTCGCCCCGATGTCATCGTGATGGATATCACTATGCCGCGATGCAGCGGTGTCGAAGCCACACGTATCATCACCCAACGGTTTCCCGACATGAGAGTCATTGGAGTAACGGCCTTAGACGATGATGCCAGTGAAGCCGCCATGCGCGATGCCGGAGCCTGCGGCTTTCTCTTAAAGGAGCAAGCGCCTGATCGTCTCTATTCACTCGTTCATGCGGCACACTACAGATGAAAAGGCAACGTTCATGTCAGGACAAACTGGAAATTCTTATTCCAAGGAGCCATCGGGTGCCAATGCCGTTCGGCATTACGCTGGTCAATGCCGAGTTCGGCATGAGCCAACCTGATAAGTCCAGGCAGCCAGCCTACCCAGCTGGCAATTCCTCCTGCACCGGCTCCGGCAGTCCCGGGAGCAGGGCAGGCGGATCAGGAGGCTTCCCTTGGTGGC
This window harbors:
- a CDS encoding response regulator transcription factor, coding for MMRVLVIDDFTGMRDVLIDILREHSDVDVVGAGGNGQDAVELAESRRPDVIVMDITMPRCSGVEATRIITQRFPDMRVIGVTALDDDASEAAMRDAGACGFLLKEQAPDRLYSLVHAAHYR
- a CDS encoding response regulator, with amino-acid sequence MIRVVVIDDFAAMRNALIEVVRAHPALELVGAGMNGEDAVHLADVRHPDVILMDVSTDTCDGIEATRHVKRRHPEIAVIGMAAQPSEEAIFAMRSVGASDILAKGIPTKQLYSRILGMYEIRQAVS